Within the Leptotrichia sp. oral taxon 498 genome, the region TCCTGAAGTTTTTGGAACTCCACGATTAATTCTTCTGAAAAAATGTCCGTTCTATTGCTGCACATCTGACCCAATTTGACATAAGTCGGTCCTAATTCTTCCATCGCAATTCTAATTCTTTCAGGAAATGAAGTTGCCTTTATATTCTCAATCCTCTTGCTTTTTTGTTTAATTCTATTCGGAATAAATTTTTCAATTCCGCTGCGGTCAAAAAGTTCTTCAAATCCATATTTAAAGAGAACTTCTGATAATTTTGCCATTCTTTTAAATTTTTGTACCATTTTTTCCTCTTTCTTTTTTTTATTTTTGGTTTTTTTGTTTTTTCTTCTTTACTCTTTACTCTTTATTCTTTATTTTTTATTCTTTATTCCCCATTCTTTATTTTTACTTTTTTTTTATTCTTTATGTCTACTTTCATTATATCAGTAAATTTCTATTTTTTCTACTAAATTAGAAAATAAAAGATTAGAAAATAAAAAAAATAGCGATAAAATTTAAACTCTTAAATTTTCACTATTTTTCAAAAAATATTTAAAAATATTTTATTTTTTATTAATCTCTCCAGTTTCCAAAATTTCAAGATTATTTCCTTCAGGAAAATCAGCTTTGCTTAAATTAATAATTTTTTTAGCGGCTAAATTTCTTGTGTCCAACATCACTTTAGAAACTCCGCTTTCCTGTTTTATAGATATAATTTTTCCATTGATAAAATTTCCGTTTTTATCAATATTTATTTTAAAAATTGGAGCAATTCCACTTATTCCAGATAAACTTATATTTCCAAAAGTAGCAAAATTTCCAGCGCTATATGAAATAAATTTATTTTTATAAAGTTCTATCGCACGAGTTATGTGCGGACCTTGTCCAAAAACGATATCAGCACCTGAATCTACAGCATTTCTAGCAAATTTAAATACATTTCCCCGATTTTCGCCGTGAAAAATCTCATTATTTCGAGTTATATGTTCATGTTCCTTTCCTTCAGCTCCACCGTGAAAAAATACAACTACAATATCAGACTTCTCTTTTACAGATTTTATAAGATTTGAAGCATATTCATAATCATTTATATCAACAGTTTTAGAATTTGGCGCAAATGATACAAATCCATATTTTATACCATCTTTTTCTAATATTGAATATTCCGCTTTTTCTTTGATTCCTGAATATTTAATTCCCAATGAATTAAGATTTTCCATTGTCTGCAAAATTCCAACTTCGCCAAAATCGTTGCTGTGATTATTTGCCAAGCTCAAATAGTCAAAACCAGCGTTTTTTAAATACTTGCCATATTTTGAAGGCATTCTAAAGACATAACAAACTGATGGATTCTCACATTTTTTTGGATCTCCTCCCTTGTCAAACAATGTTCCTTCCAAATTTCCAGCCGTTATATCGGCATTTTGTAAAATACTTTCAACATTTTGTAAAATATTCGTATTTGGCAGCAAATCTTCGCTTGGATAATTACTTCCCAGCATGATGTCTCCGACACCAATAATTGAAATTTCTTTTTTATCTTTAATTTTTTCATTATTTCCATTTTTTGAATCTTTTTTTTCAAATTTGCTGCAACTAAAACTAAAAATTAAAAATAAAATTAATAAAAAGTATTCTTTTATATTTTTCAATTTTCCTCCAAATTTTTAATAATTTTTTGTGCTTTTAATTTAAAATTATATCACAATTTTTTAGATTTGTAACAAAAAAAAGAAAAATTTAAATAAAAATTTTTATTGATTTTTTTAACTTTAATATTTTATTTATCAAAAATTTACTTTGATTTTTTTTAATAAAAAATTAA harbors:
- a CDS encoding CapA family protein gives rise to the protein MKEYFLLILFLIFSFSCSKFEKKDSKNGNNEKIKDKKEISIIGVGDIMLGSNYPSEDLLPNTNILQNVESILQNADITAGNLEGTLFDKGGDPKKCENPSVCYVFRMPSKYGKYLKNAGFDYLSLANNHSNDFGEVGILQTMENLNSLGIKYSGIKEKAEYSILEKDGIKYGFVSFAPNSKTVDINDYEYASNLIKSVKEKSDIVVVFFHGGAEGKEHEHITRNNEIFHGENRGNVFKFARNAVDSGADIVFGQGPHITRAIELYKNKFISYSAGNFATFGNISLSGISGIAPIFKINIDKNGNFINGKIISIKQESGVSKVMLDTRNLAAKKIINLSKADFPEGNNLEILETGEINKK